A stretch of Fusarium poae strain DAOMC 252244 chromosome 2, whole genome shotgun sequence DNA encodes these proteins:
- a CDS encoding hypothetical protein (SECRETED:SignalP(1-20)~MEROPS:MER0033198), translating into MPSLLSLVTAAALLADGVVSQQAPTVTVKNGTLEGRHEPGYNQDLFLGIPFAQPPVGQLRFQNPQSLNETFDTLEVKKYGDSCVGYGNTADQGPATFSEDCLTLNVVRPAGSSSDEKLPVGVFIHGGGWTMDFAANGAYNMTFMVEEAVKAGKPFVAVSVAYRLAFWGFLASKDIMDAGVANLGLKDQRLALEWVKENIGAFGGDASKVTIFGESAGGGNVGYQATAYGGRDDKLFRGIIAQSGADGTDMKNLTQPERRYNIIAEAAGCGDASDKLSCLREVSFEKLNATSTKVPGNFYPVVDNDFIPDYPSKLLENGKFVKVPLMTGTNADEGSFFAGPGVDNDEQFAAAIMSNGVDANTTETLMALYPNIDALGVPSGYRRKANDSVKAQYKRMAAFQGDNLFVSWRRRRSDAWSKYDVPAYTYLFESPNTNMPPQIGTPHFVEIAYVFFNKLGMGYSKNLGPFHNASKEVLDLAQLVTRMWISFITEGNPNEHGLPSIPEWPVYKSGGGYGQNFYFNPNGSSVEPDTFRLAGTTFMNSLAEQFGR; encoded by the exons ATGCCTTCTCTTCTAAGCCTTGTCACTGCGGCTGCCCTTCTGGCCGATGGTGTTGTTTCGCAACAAGCACCTACCGTCACGGTCAAGAACGGTACTCTCGAGGGAAGACACGAACCTGGATATAATCAGGATTTGTTCTTGGGCATTCCTTTCGCCCAGCCTCCTGTCGGCCAACTTCGTTTCCAAAACCCACAGAGTCTGAACGAGACATTCGACACTCTAGAGGTAAAAAAGTATGGGGACTCTTGTGTTGGATATGGA AACACCGCCGATCAGGGCCCTGCTACCTTCAGCGAGGACTGTCTCACCCTGAACGTCGTCCGACCTGcgggcagcagcagcgacgaGAAGCTTCCAGTTGGTGTCTTCATTCACGGTGGAGGTTGGACCATGGATTTTGCTGCCAATGGTGCCTACAACATGACCTTCATGGTAGAGGAAGCCGTCAAGGCTGGCAAACCTTTCGTTGCTGTCTCCGTCGCCT ACCGACTTGCTTTCTGGGGTTTCTTGGCCAGCAAGGACATCATGGATGCCGGCGTCGCCAACCTCGGTTTGAAGGATCAGCGTCTCGCTCTTGAGTGGGTCAAGGAGAACATCGGTGCTTTCGGTGGTGATGCTTCGAAGGTCACCATCTTTGGAGAGAGTGCTGGTGGTGGTAACGTCGGCTATCAGGCTACTGCTTACGGAGGTAGAGATGACAAGCTCTTCCGAGGTATCATCGCTCAGTCCGGTGCCGATGGAACTGACATGAAGAACCTCACCCAACCTGAACGACGCTACAACATCATCGCTGAAGCTGCTGGCTGTGGCGACGCTTCAGATAAGCTTTCTTGTCTCCGTGAGGTGTCTTTCGAGAAGCTCAATGCTACCAGCACCAAGGTCCCCGGAAACTTCTACCCCGTTGTTGACAATGACTTTATCCCTGATTATCCCTCAAAGCTCCTCGAGAACGGCAAGTTCGTCAAGGTTCCCCTCATGACCGGTACCAATGCCGACGAGGGTAGTTTCTTTGCCGGCCCCGGCGTTGATAACGATGAGCAGTTCGCTGCTGCTATTATGTCAAACGGCGTCGATGCAAACACTACCGAGACTTTGATGGCTCTATACCCCAACATTGACGCCCTCGGTGTGCCTTCTGGCTACCGCCGAAAGGCCAACGACTCTGTCAAGGCTCAGTACAAGCGTATGGCAGCTTTCCAGGGTGACAATCTCTTTGTTAGCTGGAGACGCAGAAGGTCTGATGCTTGGTCCAAGTATGATGTGCCTGCTTACACGTACTTGTTCGAGTCCCCCAACACAAATATGC CCCCTCAAATCGGAACTCCTCACTTCGTTGAGATCGCCTACGTCTTCTTCAACAAGCTCGGTATGGGCTATAGCAAGAACCTTGGTCCATTCCACAATGCGTCCAAGGAGGTTCTTGACCTTGCTCAGCTTGTTACTCGAATGTGGATTAGCTTCATCACTGAAGGAAACCCTAACGAGCACGGCC TTCCTTCAATTCCCGAGTGGCCTGTGTATAAGAGCGGTGGTGGTTATGGACAAAACTTCTACTTCAACCCCAACGGTTCCAGCGTTGAGCCTGATACCTTCCGATTGGCCGGTACTACTTTCATGAACTCTCTTGCTGAGCAGTTTGGAAGGTAA